From Malaciobacter mytili LMG 24559:
TTTGCCATCATTTGCATAGGCTCGCCATTGACTAAGTAAATCTTTACCTTGGGAAAAAGAAGCCACATACACTAAAGGATGCTGTTTTAAATATAACTCTTCAAATATTTTATATTTTTTAAAACTATCTTTTGTAGTTAAATCTTTTATTCTTTTTGCAACTTTATCTTTTATCCAATGTATCTCTTTATAATCATTTAGATTATATATAGAACTTAGCCATAAAGTTTTATTTTGAATAATTGCTTTAAAAGAGTCAATATTACAATAATGGTATATTATATTTTCCATAATTAGCCTTTAAACTTCAATATCAAAATAGTCTCTTAAAACCTCAGCTCTATTTTCTAAAGAGATACCCCACATTCTTTTATCATTGTTTTTTTTATAAGTTATCATATCATCTGTTAGGGTTATTCTTCCATTTTTTAGTGCTTTTGTGACAATTAATGGGACATGATTAGAAAAATGTTCATAATTATTTTGATTTTGAAATATACCTGAAAAATCAGCAACTCTTTTTTCTTCTTTAGTAAAAATATATCTAGTTTGCCAACCTTTATGCTTATGGTTAAACATTAAGTGGTACTCTTGGTTATTCTTTTTTATTTTATACTCAATATTTTCACTAACAGCTATAAAATTTTCATCTTCAAGAGGTAAAGGAACTCTTACATTTTGTCCATTTGCCACATCCACTAAATACTCTTTATTATCAATTTCAACTAATAAAGCCAAATGTGGATAATCTGCACCAATATAAGTAATATCCATAACTTTAGAAAAAATCATCTTTGATTTAAAACCTAAAGTTTTTAATAAATATATAAATAAAGTATTTGATTCATAACAAATACCACCTCTATTATTTTCAACAATTTTTTCATATATTTTTAAAATATTTACAGAAAACTCTTTTTTAAAAACAAAGTCCAAATTTTCATAAGGAACATTTAAAATATATGCTTCTTGAAGTAAAATAAGGTTTTGCAATGTTGGTTCTATTGTATTTTTATCTATGCCAATTCTATTTAAGATTTTCTCAATTTCCATAAAATAATCCTTTGAAAAAATCTATTATATTAAGTTTTAAATAATTTATACTTAAGCCATAATCAATAAAAAAAATTTAAATTAATTCTAATTCATTACAACTTAGGTTATATATAGTAGGAGCTAATTTATCTATAAATGATTTATGATGAGAAACTATAATCATAGACTTTTTTATAGAGTTTAGTATCTCAATAATTCTATTTTCTGCTTGTGTATCTAAAGCATTTGTAGGCTCATCTAAAAGTAAAATTTTAGGCTTAGTTATTAAAATACCTGCAAGAGCAACTATTTTTTGTTCACCTCCACTTAACTCATATATTATTCTATCTTTTAAATGTGAGATTCCAAGTTCTTCAAGCATCAATATTGCTTTATGGTAAGCTTCTTCTTTAGCTTCACCTTTTGCTCTTAGATTAAACATCACATCTTCAATAACAGTGGGACACAAAAAATAATCATTTACATCTTGGGGTAAATAGCCCACATCACTTCTAAATTTTTCATACTCTTTTTTATTTTTTATTGGATTATGAAAAAGTTGAAGTTCCCCTTCAAAACAGAAGTTTAAACCTGCAATTATTTTTAAAAGAGTACTTTTCCCTGCTCCATTTGCACCAATAATTGCAACTTTTTCTTCATGTCCCACATTTAAATCTATATTTTTAAAAAGTTCATTTGCTTCATTTTTATATGAAAGCTTTTTTAATGTAATTGAGCAACTCATAAACTAACCTTTAAAATAATGATAATTCCTACTAAAAGTAATAAAAGTATATCTTTATTTGTAGTTTTAAACTTATCATTTAAATATATTTTTTTATTAAAACCTCTTGCTTCAAAAGAGTCTTTTAAACTTTGTGATTTTCTAATTGATTTTACAAAAAGCATACCTAAAATATTTCCAAAAGTATAATAAGTAAAAAGATTTGTTTTTGCTTTAAATCCCCTTGCTTTTAAAGTATTTTTTATATTTGAAAAATCATTTTTTAAATTTTCTATCATTTTTAAAGTAAAATATGTTGTAGATATAAAACTATCAGGAAATTTTAAAATATATAACCCTCTTACTATATCATAGCCTTTTGAATTATAAAAAATTGCAAGATTAAATAAGATAATCATATTTGTTCTAATATAGATATTTAAAGCCTCTTCATACTCATTTTGTATTAGTAAAACTAAAGCTAAAACAACTATAAATAAATTTAAAAATACTAAACTTTTAAAAATAGAAAAAATATTGTTTTTATTTAAATAAAGTATAAAAGCTATTGGTAATAAGTAGTATAATTCGTAGTTAGAAAAACTAACTATAATAGAAAATAAAAATGCAGCTATTAAAGAAATAGCAGGTGAGATTATCATTTTTTAACTCTTTTTAAAATATAAAAAATACCAAAAATTATAAATAAAGCAAAAATAGTTTTTAAAAACTCTAATTTTTCAAGTTTTTCTTCTAAAGCTTTAACTTTTGCTTTTAATTTAAAATTCTCTTCTTCTAAAGAATTAAGAGGCTTTTTTTCCTCTTTTACTATTTTATCACTTATCTCTTTTGTGATTTTTTCTTTTACAATATGTCCCCCACCAGCATCAACTAAAATATAAAAACTGTTTTTATTTATATTAAAAGAGGCTTCTCCTTGAGTATTTGTAAAAGCTTTTTGTATTAACTGACCAGTTTCATCTTCTATTTTTATCTTACAATTTTGACAACCATTTCCTGATGCAAAATATGCACTAATAAATAAAGTATCCTTTTCATAAGTTGTAAAAAGATTTAATTTATGAGCAAATAGTTGTAAAACAAAAATTGTTAAGATTAAAAATATTTTCATAATTTTGTACTTTTTAGTAAACTAGGAATTGATTTTTTTATATATTGTAGTAAAAATAAAGTTATAATTCCTTCTAAAATCATAGCTGGCATATTAGCTGCAATAACTGTATAAGAAGCTATTAAATACTCATCTTTTGCTAAAAGTAACACTAAAGCTAAAAAAACTGTTGCAAAAAAGACTCCTAGAAAACCAACTAAAAAAAATCTTATTTTTTCATTTATTTTTTTTGTAAATTCTAAACTAAAAATAAGATATACTAAATATGCTGGCAAGGCCATTATTATAATATTTGCGCCAAGAGAAGTTACTCCTCCAAAACCTAAAAGTGTTGCTTGCAATAATAAAGCAATTGAAATTGATAAAAAGCTTAAACTTCCTAAAAAGACTCCTATTACTCCAACTAATACTAAATGTATTTGAGTAGGACCTAAAGGAATATGAATAAAAGAAGCTATAAAAAATAAAGCACTCATTGCTGCACATAAAGCAATATTTTCATTTTTCATTTGCTTTAAAGAATAAGCAACCATTGATACAGCAACTACCCCTAAAGTTGTAGCTACTTCTATACTTAAAATTCCATCAGAAATATGCATCTATTTTCCTAATATGCTTTTACCCAAATTAAAGCACCATTTTCAATTGGGTATTTTTTACCTTGATACTCTTTTTCACCCTCTTCTATTAAAGCTGCAAATCCCCACCAACCTTTATGATTCATAGAAAAAGAGAAAACTCCATTTTCATCTGTTTTAACCACCTGAGTAATATGAGCATCACTTGGTGCTTTTAAACCAAATTCATTATATAACTCAACTTCTACTTCCACATTACTAGCAGCTTTTCCATTATGTAAAACCTTACCTTGAAAAAGATTTCCAGCATATAAAGCAAAAGGTTTTACCATAGGAATAATTTCATATTTTAAACCTATTGGCTCATCCCACCCCTCTTCAAGGCCAAAAGCACTTACAATGATTTTTGGTACATGTGAGATAAATTTTCCTTCACTTGGCTCAAAATATGGTTTTGGAATAGTAAAGAATTTATAAATACCTGGTCTTTTTATATTGTAAGTTGTACTCCAAGCAAGGTTATCAAATCTTTTTATCTCTTTTAACTCTAAAGCATTATTTTTACTATTTAAAAATATTCCTTCTGGTTTTTCCATATGCATACCACTTTGCTCAAAGGGATGAATAAACATAGCTTCTATATTAAGCTTACTATTTTTTTTATCACTAATATTATCTGTATTTGGTATAAGTGTTAAAAAATGTGCTTTTGCAAAAATTGCAAAAAGAATTAAAAGTAAAAAATTCTTCATATCTACTATTCCTTGTACTAAATTTAAAGTATTATATTCATATAGAAATAATATAAGTATAAATTTTTACTTTTCTTATGTATTTTTTGAACAAATTTGAATAGTTATTCGTTATATAGTAAACTATTTTTTTCTTTATAAAAAAGTATTAAATATGCTTTATAGCAGATAAAAAAAGCCTAAATAAGGGATTTGTACTTAAAATATATGCAAAATTTGCTTTTATTTGCTTTTTTGGCTACAATGAAAAACTTAAAGATGATTTAGGGTTTATAACCTCTTTTGTTTGCTTTTACTGTTAACTACAATTAATACTAATCTCTTACCAAAGAAAGCTTTATATTAAACTTTATATATATAACTTCATAGCGAAGAAAAACAAGGACATACCATGGCAAATCAATACAATGGAACTGTAAAATGGTTCAATAGTGAAAAAGGTTTTGGATTTATCCAATTAGAAAATGAGAATAAAGAATTCTTTGTTCATTATAGTGAGATTAACTATTCAGGATATGGAAGATCATCGTTAGAAGATGGGCAAAAAGTATCTTTTGAAATAGGTCAAAATGTAAAAGGTGAACAAGCTAAAAATGTTAAAATCGTATAGTAAAATATCTACTATACGATTTAAATATCAAACTAAAAAGTTTGGTTCATATAAGAACTCTTAGAGATAAACAGCAATTTTATGATGAAGATAATATTGCAGAAAAACTAGATATTTCTAATGCACTATGGTCGTTATTTGGTATTATTTGGTCCTCAAGTGAGGTTTTAGCTAATTTAATATACAAATATTACTAAAACTTACTATCTTCTTGAAGAAAAATAAAATACTAAACTTAGTAAAAATAATGAAATAATATTTGTAAGAATGCAAGAAATAAAATGCTTGATTTTGGTTTTACATGTGTATCTTTTAAACCTTCAAACATAGATTATCTAGATAAACCTTATAAAGGTAAAATCTTTAAGTATATTAAAAATTAAAAAAAGGAGAGAAAATGTCAATAATAAATATTAGTATAAAAATTAAATATTTAGTTTTATTAAGACTTATTACAAAAGGCGAAAATTTAATTGATGCTTGTTCAAAAGCTGGACTTAGTATTCAAACTGCTAAAGACTACTTATCTATTAAAAATATATCTTTATAATATATTTTTCAATACCCCATTTAACTACATAAACTAAAATACAATTTATCATATTTTTGTAGCTTTAAGTTTATTTTAGTTATCTCAATATTTATAAATAAATTTATTCTTTCTTATGCTTTATGGTTATACAATACGAAAATTTTTAAAGTAGGTCAAATGGAAATTATATTATTTATTGAATACATAGGTATCGCATCAGCAACTCTTAGTGGTTTTTTATTTGGAGTAAAAAAAGGTTGCGATTGGCTTGGATTATTTTTGGCTGCATTTTTAACTGCACTTGGTGGAGGAATAATTAGAGATATTATGGTAGGAAGAGAAATATACTCTTTTACATACTATATGCCAATGCTTATTGTAATAACTGTTTTATTTATGTCTAGATTTTTTAAAGTTTATAAAAAAAGAGAAGAATTAGAGAAAAAATTTATTTTTATTTTTGCAGATGCTATTGACTTTATTTGTTTTTCTATTGTTGGAGCAATGGTTGCAATTGAGTTTGGGTATAATATTTTTGGTGTTGCCTTTATCGCATTTTTCAATGGTGTTGGAGGAGGTATTTTAAGAGATATTTTATTAAATGAAGTACCTTGGTTTTTAACAACAGGACTTTATGGAACAATAAGCTTTTGTGTTGGAATAATCTATTATCTTTTATATCTAATGGATATAAATAATATCTTTGCTATTATAGTTTTACTAGCTTTTGGAATATCAATGAGAATGATTGCATATTATAAAGGTTGGCAATTACCTCCATTGAAAGATTAAGAGAAGTCTTATTCTCTTAATCCATAAATTTAAAAATCTAATTTGTATATTTTATTAATTTAACTTTAGTTATACTATTTAAAATCATAAGCAATAATTTTCTAAAGGGCTAACTTTTGTTCACATCAAAATCTATCTTTTCTATTTTAAAACAAATAATTATTAATATTAGTATATTTATATTATTAATAATCTTTCTTGCTTTTTTATCAATCACTATTAGTTATTTATATTACTCTTTTATTAAAAAAGAACCAACTTTTGGTAAAGATTTTATTGCGTTTGAGAATAAAAATTGGTTAATTAAGTATTTTCAAGAAGTTGAAAAAGTAAAAAATCTAGTATATTATGATTCATATGTTGCTTGGAAAAGACTTCCTTTTAAAGGAGAATTGATAAATATAACAGAAGAAGGGATTAGAAAAACACCTCAACATCATAATTTAAAAGAAGATGCTAAAACCGTTTATTTTTTGGGAGGTAGTACTATGTGGGGGCTTGGTTCAAGTGATAAACAAACAATTCCTGCATATTTTTCTAAATATTCAAAAGGAAATTTTAAGACAGTAAATTTAGCAGAACCAGGATACTCTTCCTTTCAAGAATATATTACACTAAGTATTAAACTAGCAAAAGGAGGAACTCCAGACTTAGTTATAATGTATGATGGAGTAAATCAAGCAATAACATTAGTTAAAGAATTTAATCAATTTTCTCATTTTGAAGAAAAAAGTATAAAATCTGCATTGGAGATTAAAAAAATTCAAGATTTAAAGAATATTACTTATTCTAATTACTTTTATTCAATAATAAATCCTATTTCAAAATTATTAGAAAAGATTATTAAAAAAAATAAAGAACCTCTTTTTGATTTAAATGAACAAAGAGTATATGAAAGTGCAATAGAAACAATTGAAAGTTGGGCTATGGCAAAACAAATAGCAAATAGTAAAGGCTCAAAATTTATAGCCATTTTGCAACCTGTTTCAGCAATAGGAAAGCCAAAAATTGATCATTTAAATTTAGATGAAAATTTAATAGAAACATATAAATTATTATATACAGAAATAAAAAAACTTTTAAAAACAGAAAAGTATAAAGATATATCAAAAAGTGTTTATGACTTATCAAATATATTTAATATTGATAAGTACCTATATTATGACTATTGCCATACATCTCATGAAGGTAATAAGATTGTGGCAAAAAAAATTATTGAAATTGTAGATAAATTAAAATAATAAGAACTAACTATTTTTAAATAGTTAAATGTAAAAATATATTAGTTTTATCTTTATATGTTTTATAATTAACTTTATATTTTTTTTCGTTTTTAATAGAATTAATTATAAATGAATTTACAGTTTCATTATAATGTATAAAATCATAGTATAAATTAGTATTTGTTATTAATTCAATATTATTTTGAAAATCATATAATTCCACATTATTATATTCTAATAAAGTTTTTGCAATATAATATTTAAAGTCCATCGTTGTTTTTAATTGAGAATTTCTATTTAAATATTTAAATAAATTTATTGAATATGGTGGATAAAATATTATAAATTTTATTTGAGGATTTTTTTTAATAATAGAAAGAATATTAAAATTAAAAGATTCTTTTAATTGTTCTAATTTATAACTATTTTTATTAAAGAGTTTATATAAGTTTTTTTCAAGTAATAAATCAACTCCATTATTAGATGCTTCAAGAAAATACATAGTATTAAAATCAAATTTGGGATCATTTGAATAATAATAGCTTCTAAATAGACTTTTTAATGATTCTTTTAATATATCAAAAGAGACTAAATATTTAAAATCATTGAAAATATTATTATCATAAAGATATTTTGGAAAATCCATATTATTATAATTTAATCTATCAATTTTACCACTAAATGAAAAAACATCTAATCCCAAAAATATTGTTTTTATATTTTTATTATTTTCTAATACACTATTTAATGTGATAAAATATTCATAAGCACTACCATTGCTTATTCTAAGTTTAATAGGATTTTCTATAATAGTTTTTAATTCATCTATTTTAAAATTTGCAATCATTGAACTACCAATAGCTATAGAGTCATAATTATATGTTTTTATCATTCCTGAATTTAAATATCTTGAAAAACTACTATTATAATAAACTTTATAAAGTTTTGCCTGTCTATATTGCTGAAAAGGGTCTA
This genomic window contains:
- a CDS encoding trimeric intracellular cation channel family protein, coding for MEIILFIEYIGIASATLSGFLFGVKKGCDWLGLFLAAFLTALGGGIIRDIMVGREIYSFTYYMPMLIVITVLFMSRFFKVYKKREELEKKFIFIFADAIDFICFSIVGAMVAIEFGYNIFGVAFIAFFNGVGGGILRDILLNEVPWFLTTGLYGTISFCVGIIYYLLYLMDINNIFAIIVLLAFGISMRMIAYYKGWQLPPLKD
- a CDS encoding energy-coupling factor transporter transmembrane component T family protein; amino-acid sequence: MIISPAISLIAAFLFSIIVSFSNYELYYLLPIAFILYLNKNNIFSIFKSLVFLNLFIVVLALVLLIQNEYEEALNIYIRTNMIILFNLAIFYNSKGYDIVRGLYILKFPDSFISTTYFTLKMIENLKNDFSNIKNTLKARGFKAKTNLFTYYTFGNILGMLFVKSIRKSQSLKDSFEARGFNKKIYLNDKFKTTNKDILLLLLVGIIIILKVSL
- a CDS encoding SGNH/GDSL hydrolase family protein is translated as MFTSKSIFSILKQIIINISIFILLIIFLAFLSITISYLYYSFIKKEPTFGKDFIAFENKNWLIKYFQEVEKVKNLVYYDSYVAWKRLPFKGELINITEEGIRKTPQHHNLKEDAKTVYFLGGSTMWGLGSSDKQTIPAYFSKYSKGNFKTVNLAEPGYSSFQEYITLSIKLAKGGTPDLVIMYDGVNQAITLVKEFNQFSHFEEKSIKSALEIKKIQDLKNITYSNYFYSIINPISKLLEKIIKKNKEPLFDLNEQRVYESAIETIESWAMAKQIANSKGSKFIAILQPVSAIGKPKIDHLNLDENLIETYKLLYTEIKKLLKTEKYKDISKSVYDLSNIFNIDKYLYYDYCHTSHEGNKIVAKKIIEIVDKLK
- a CDS encoding cold-shock protein translates to MANQYNGTVKWFNSEKGFGFIQLENENKEFFVHYSEINYSGYGRSSLEDGQKVSFEIGQNVKGEQAKNVKIV
- a CDS encoding arylamine N-acetyltransferase family protein, encoding MEIEKILNRIGIDKNTIEPTLQNLILLQEAYILNVPYENLDFVFKKEFSVNILKIYEKIVENNRGGICYESNTLFIYLLKTLGFKSKMIFSKVMDITYIGADYPHLALLVEIDNKEYLVDVANGQNVRVPLPLEDENFIAVSENIEYKIKKNNQEYHLMFNHKHKGWQTRYIFTKEEKRVADFSGIFQNQNNYEHFSNHVPLIVTKALKNGRITLTDDMITYKKNNDKRMWGISLENRAEVLRDYFDIEV
- a CDS encoding energy-coupling factor ABC transporter ATP-binding protein, producing the protein MSCSITLKKLSYKNEANELFKNIDLNVGHEEKVAIIGANGAGKSTLLKIIAGLNFCFEGELQLFHNPIKNKKEYEKFRSDVGYLPQDVNDYFLCPTVIEDVMFNLRAKGEAKEEAYHKAILMLEELGISHLKDRIIYELSGGEQKIVALAGILITKPKILLLDEPTNALDTQAENRIIEILNSIKKSMIIVSHHKSFIDKLAPTIYNLSCNELELI
- the cbiM gene encoding cobalt transporter CbiM; translated protein: MHISDGILSIEVATTLGVVAVSMVAYSLKQMKNENIALCAAMSALFFIASFIHIPLGPTQIHLVLVGVIGVFLGSLSFLSISIALLLQATLLGFGGVTSLGANIIIMALPAYLVYLIFSLEFTKKINEKIRFFLVGFLGVFFATVFLALVLLLAKDEYLIASYTVIAANMPAMILEGIITLFLLQYIKKSIPSLLKSTKL
- a CDS encoding DUF4198 domain-containing protein gives rise to the protein MKNFLLLILFAIFAKAHFLTLIPNTDNISDKKNSKLNIEAMFIHPFEQSGMHMEKPEGIFLNSKNNALELKEIKRFDNLAWSTTYNIKRPGIYKFFTIPKPYFEPSEGKFISHVPKIIVSAFGLEEGWDEPIGLKYEIIPMVKPFALYAGNLFQGKVLHNGKAASNVEVEVELYNEFGLKAPSDAHITQVVKTDENGVFSFSMNHKGWWGFAALIEEGEKEYQGKKYPIENGALIWVKAY